One Rhizoctonia solani chromosome 2, complete sequence DNA segment encodes these proteins:
- a CDS encoding transcription elongation factor S-II yields the protein MGVLPRKFMWRLYLNVTWHNLDDAVLLSPLLPHASNNNKLTIYHLVKIEHWELDDYEIAALPRAEERDGSPQSSDDEAGSEDNFVAEPDEAIPLEELPSDHSDEGIGSRIHRRGARKRKSNSRQIEASVKRYKITEDAAPSPPLTSAEDPIRKSCLELLVRLLTPIFSEGLPDEPEPPTNAVGAEQFATELETCVFEIYADHTDFDNKIPGNKYKERIRMLNFNLGKKDRKELRQSIRVGRISPNELSRMSSIDLANSQAQQEAHKLAEEAMNHSILQARTAPLRKITHKGEQVIEQSLEEDNWRLQEEEAARDRERELQRSRSNTVGSAHDGEKTRAKLSGMFSGGTTQEGPMVQCTRNDTTEKVFDPASAVFNVDFDGDGPTLHEHGPPTPPGLSGEHIVSSENALGDGLQIASPSATSVSPTAQNFSLDGIFGTSEPATSIWNDIRESEGSISAHSPLGDGPVAPPDDADFDAFITVEDDETPEEASSRDDHASNTAEPTTSAINPSLADLKTIWQGRVGMPSTSDPSRMIQFQSEFKQVAGAPFHDIEANRQSLFPVPLFEIIGRVPTTQATNYLVSMRLNPTKELFACILCPREDDKGAYLELHQTLLGKDRYGLIFPWGQDPPLSAPGKELYIAPLLPEHPIPEYIQLLDNVNIPARREGPVFCGIFVLSKGRVTALDAKEHSYPTPVAPIPSFAPVPPTIPATLPNPIDPANSLLGVQPVLPSVTSSLSNLSESSLATLSKDLASLTPGQLELVRSLLVQQPLPGSTSAPAVPPTGTTLHQNMSSRGPPHQGPGLSGPFLPTGRSPSHISAPLHWDRPRESYPDRGWEPGPGPGRYGRDDYARDNFTREDPRRDDFRLDEFRRDDFGRDDFGREDFGRSDFAQEEFRRDEFRRDGFRREVPRDDWPPHGRNDSRDDRPIYRGRGGRPSHYRGRGRGPPARWRNEI from the exons ATGGGTGTACTGCCACGAAAATTCATGTGGCGACTATACCTCAATGTTACTTGGCACAATCTGGATGACGCCGTGCTCCTATCACCCTTACTACCGCACGCCTCCAACAACAATAAACTAACTATTTATCATCTCGTAAAAATAGAACATTGGGAGCTCGATGATTATGAGATTGCTGCCCTCCCAAGAGCGGAGGAGCGTGATGGATCTCCTCAATCAAGTGACGACGAGGCCGGTTCTGAAGACAATTTCGTGGCTGAACCAGACGAG GCTATCCCTCTCGAGGAATTGCCCAGTGATCACTCTGACGAAGGTATTGGTTCTCGGATACATAGACGAGGGGCTCGGAAGCGCAAGAGCAACTCAAGGCAAATTGAAGCCTCGGTCAAAAGATATAAAATCACTGAGGACGCTGCTCCGAGCCCACCTCTGACTTCTGCTGAGGACCCGATTCGTAAATCTTGCCTTGAACTCCTTGTCAGGCTCTTGACTCCCATTTTCTCTGAGGGCTTACCCGATGAGCCTGAGCCCCCAACGAATGCCGTGGGGGCTGAACAATTTGCGACTGAGCTGGAGACATGCGTGTTCGAAATTTATGCCGATCACACAGATTTTGACAACAAAATTCCAGGTAATAAATACAA GGAGAGGATTCGTATGCTCAATTTTAACCTCGGAAAAAAAGATAGGAAGGAATTGAGGCAGAGTATCAGAGTTGGAAGAATCAGTCCAAATGAACTTAGCCGAATGTCGTCAATCGATCTAGCAAACTCTCAAGCTCAACAGGAAGCTCACAAGCTCGCAGAGGAAGCGATGAATCACTCGATCTTACAAGCTAGGACGGCACCTCTGCGTAAAATCACCCATAAAGGTGAACAGGTCATCGAACAGTCGCTGGAAGAGGATAATTGGCGTCtacaagaagaggaagccgcCCGTGATCGAGAACGGGAGCTTCAGAGGTCTCGGTCAAACACAGTTGGCTCGGCTCACGATGGGGAGAAAACCCGTGCTAAGCTTTCGGGTATGTTTTCCGGAGGGACGACCCAGGAAGGACCGATGGTACAATGCACACGCAACGATACAACTGAAAAAGTATTTGATCCTGCATCCGCAGTATTTAACGTCGATTTTGACGGCGACGGGCCCACTCTCCATGAACATGGTCCTCCTACCCCGCCTGGCTTATCTGGGGAGCATATCGTATCTTCCGAGAATGCGTTGGGCGACGGTCTGCAGATAGCTAGCCCCAGTGCTACTTCTGTTTCTCCTACGGCACAAAACTTTAGCCTCGACGGCATTTTTGGGACCTCCGAACCCGCCACTTCGATATGGAACGACATACGCGAATCGGAAGGGAGCATCAGCGCCCACTCACCGCTAGGTGATGGTCCCGTAGCACCACCAGACGATGCCGATTTTGATGCATTCATTACTGTGGAGGATGATGAAACACCCGAGGAAGCATCTTCAAGAGATGATCACGCCTCTAATACTGCCGAGCCTACCACTTCAGCAATTAATCCCTCTCTAGCGGATTTAAAAACAATTTGGCAAGGCCGT GTCGGAATGCCTTCAACGAGTGACCCCTCCCGCATGATCCAATTTCAATCCGAATTTAAACAAGTTGCGGGAGCACCATTTCACGATATCGAGGCGAACAGGCAATCTTTATTCCCTGTTCCATTATTTGAAATTATTGGACGGGTTCCAACTACTCAGGCTACGAACTATCTGGTCTCCATGAGGCTCAATCCTACCAAGGAACTTTTTGCTTGTATATTATGTCCTAGAGAAGATGACAAGGGAGCGTACCTGGAATTACACCAGACTCTGCTTGGAAAAGA CCGATATGGCCTTATTTTTCCTTGGGGCCAGGACCCTCCACTCTCGGCTCCAGGCAAAGAGCTGTACATTGCACCTCTATTACCAGAGCACCCTATCCCGGAGTACATCCAACTTCTGGACAATGTCAATATCCCGGCTAGGCGGGAAGGTCCGGTGTTTTGCGGGATATTCGTCCTTAGTAAGGGTCGGGTTACCGCTTTGGATGCAAAGGAACACTCGTATCCAACGCCGGTCGCTCCTATCCCTTCCTTCGCCCCGGTCCCTCCCACCATCCCTGCTACCCTACCCAATCCGATTGATCCGGCTAATTCTCTCTTGGGAGTACAGCCAGTGCTACCTAGTGTCACTTCATCTCTATCGAACCTCTCAGAAAGTTCGCTTGCTACCTTAAGCAAGGATTTAGCAAGTTTGACTCCGGGCCAGCTCGAGTTGGTCCGTAGCTTATTGGTTCAACAGCCTTTACCTGGCTCGACATCAGCCCCAGCAGTGCCGCCGACTGGGACTACCCTTCATCAGAATATGTCATCGCGGGGACCACCGCATCAGGGGCCGGGACTGTCCGGGCCTTTCCTGCCTACGGGACGCTCCCCGTCACATATATCCGCTCCTCTTCACTGGGATAGGCCTAGAGAGTCTTACCCCGATCGCGGCTGGGAACCAGGCCCCGGGCCGGGACGATACGGTCGTGACGACTATGCTCGAGATAATTTCACGCGAGAAGATCCGAGGCGAGACGACTTTAGGCTCGACGAATTTAGACGTGATGATTTCGGGCGCGACGATTTTGGCCGCGAAGATTTCGGTCGGAGCGACTTTGCCCAGGAGGAATTTCGACGGGATGAATTTAGGCGCGACGGCTTCCGGCGTGAGGTTCCCCGAGATGATTGGCCTCCCCATGGCCGCAATGACTCTCGCGACGATCGTCCTATCTACCGCGGTCGCGGAGGCAGGCCATCCCACTATCGTGGTAGGGGTAGAGGTCCACCTGCTCGATGGCGAAATGAAATATAG
- a CDS encoding glyceraldehyde-3-phosphate dehydrogenase — translation MTVKVGINGFGRIGRIVLRNAIAHAPSLISNTWRVYMFKYDSTHGRFKGNVEVKDGSLIIEGNKSPIKIFSERDPTNIKWDTTGTEYVVESTGVFTTVEKASAHIKENPGVKKVVISAPSADAPMYVVGVNLDSYEPKGSKVISNASCTTNCLAPLAKVIHDEFGIVEGLMTTVHATTATQKTVDGPSAKDWRGGRGASANIIPSSTGAAKAVGKVIPSLNGKLTGLAFRVPTSDVSVVDLVARLEKPASYDDIKAAIKKASENKLKGILGYTEDDVVSTDFVGDEHSSIFDAKAGISLNKNFIKLVAWYDNEWGYSRRVVDLIAYISKKDAEAA, via the exons ATGACAGTCAAAGTTGGAATCAATGG CTTCG GTCGCATCGGACGTATTGTACTCCGCAATGCTATCGCTCACG CCCCTTCATTGATCTCGAATACATGGCGA GTTTACATGTTCAAATACGACTCAACTCACGGGCGATTCAAGGGCAATGTCGAAGTCAAAGATGGATCCCTCATCATCGAGGGAAACAAGTCGCCCATCAAGATCTTCAGCGAGCGCGATCCCACAAATATTAAATGGGACACCACTGGGACCGAGTACGTTGTCGAGTCGACG GGTGTCTTCACTACCGTGGAGAA AGCTTCTGCACACATCAAGGAGAACCCAGGTGTTAAGAAAGTGGTTATTTCCGCCCCTTCTGCAGACGCGCCTATGTATGTTGTTGGCGTGAACTTGGATTCTTACGAACCCAAGGGATCCAAAGTC ATCTCTAACGCATCCTGCACGACCAACTGCCTGGCTCCCCTTGCCAAGGTCATTCACGATGAATTTGGTATCGTTGAGGGTTTGATGACTACGGTGCACGCCACAACTGCTACGCAGAAGAC CGTGGACGGACCGTCTGCTAAGGACTGGCGTGGCGGACGCGGTGCTAGTGCTAACATTATTCCTTCGTCCACCGGTGCTGCCAAGGCGGTCGGCAAAGTCATACCATCGCTGAATGGCAAACTCAC TGGCCTCGCCTTCCGTGTACCTACTTCGGACGTGTCTGTTGTTGACCTGGTGGCCCGACTTGAGAAACCGGCCTCCTACGACGACATCAAGGCTGCAATCAAGAAGGCTTCTGAGAACAAACTGAAG GGCATCCTTGGCTACACAGAGGATGATGTCGTGTCCACCGACTTCGTTGGCGATGAACACTCTTCTATCTTCGACGCCAAGGCCGGTATCAGCCTGAACAAGAACTTTATCAAGCTTGTTGCCTGGTATGACAACGAATGGGGTTACTCCCGTCGCGTTGTTGACCTGATCGCCTATATCTCCAAGAAGGACGCAGAAGCCGCCTGA
- a CDS encoding BAH domain protein: MVSGGAHSLRISNGETAYINDHVYVSPPWPQRDGIPYNIARIMEFLPDEGTTRTRGKGREIITRVRLAWYYRPSDLNDRPSADPRLLLAAIFSEVQPVSHLRARCYVRHKDKISDLQAWKKKPDHFYFQRVFDPYIRKEFDVLRSADVTNLPANIREILQSRYEFVVAERDVIGDLTDNLRLCETCEKWAPSQDSVRSKPAKGYGWTCGACSRHHDEHVQPGGRHSTPVTKSRVSKVAVKSRGLAGLSTNLPHRDINSEDRYFKMWPFRYFGLYTVAEDTLDPDDLIFPKAATRVGARYQAVVGPWVAPDTNASPQPSQIPDGVPERGGDDTIEMMSVIVSMSEEEQAAFNTFHQNLWSKPAARNGVDFLEESARRYSLQYLDITQKFNSTTRPRKWQAKDTRFWDKDWTQDEIEQFENGIKQHGPEMRAIKDGIKTRSIYEVVRFYGRWKNDRLREENRQSKTNTLTGKSISLKRSRSPSSDDESSVYGFGGDVPRQVCGACRSKESAVWWKAPRGLPTEVMCDQCGISWRKYGDIRSGRIEEPKKSNGIDKRENTPQPPVKRTKVSMSRGPSPPLAPRQHICCCCKKSGPVGRVVQCTQCGVQVHAAVYGVTEEDAMAEIWLCELCQNEKSQESSLNPNCLLCPRTSNDNLQSKQSAVASTILRLSKPTEGRGWVHTLCSVFVPETSFTDATRLRLVEGISSVSDARWASEGGAVVSCASGCGTQFHVSCAWMAGHAFGFEIRQSKNIRRDPATIVEFRGEVGVMKASIRCKTHSASLRPSFDICSLNTNGESALQLYCRTYKQVSISHSYGLLRKAKRLDTLLRAQGFLPAISSIGDPLSPLNLASNCRSCGTNDSPCFWTLDGQTIVDPDGASDVLCNLCRSGPLSRGLAGVAEAVTDIGSEDIRLEKIAAAHATPVQAR; this comes from the exons ATGGTTTCTGGAGGAGCCCATTCGCTGAGGATATCCAACGGGGAAACTGCCTATATAAATG ACCATGTCTATGTGTCTCCCCCGTGGCCTCAGCGCGACGGTATTCCGTACAACATTGCTCGTATCATGGAATTCCTTCCTGACGAAGGAACAACCCGTACGAGAGGAAAAGGACGAGAAATTATTACTCGTGTACGATTGGCTTGGTACTATCGTCCTAGTGACCTAAACGATCGTCCAAGCGCGGATCCGCGCTTGCTCTTGGCTGCTATCTTTTCAGAAGTTCAACCTGTCTCGCACTTGCGGGCCAGATGCTATGTCCGGCATAAGGACAAAATATCTGACCTTCAAGCCTGGAAGAAAAAACCCGACCATTTCTATTTTCAAAGGGTGTTTGATCCATACATCCGTAAAGAGTTTGATGTGCTGCGTTCGGCGGACGTTACCAACC TGCCCGCTAATATTCGAGAAATATTGCAATCGCGATATGAATTTGTAGTCGCAGAGAGGGACGTGATTGGAGATTTAACCGACAATCTGCGCCTTTGTGAAACTTGTGAAAAGTGGGCACCTTC CCAAGATTCAGTTCGAT CAAAAcctgccaaggggtatggGTGGACGTGTGGTGCTTGTTCAAGGCATCATGATGAACATGTTCAACCTGGGGGGCGACACTCCACCCCTGTCACTAAATCAAGAGTCTCAAAGGTCGCTGTGAAGTCTCGGGGTTTAGCAGGTCTCAGTACTAACCTTCCACATCGGGATATCAACTCGGAGGATAGATACTTCAAAATGTGGCCGTTCAGATATTTTGG TTTATATACTGTGGCCGAAGATACACTTG ACCCCGATGATCTCATCTTTCCAAAGGCCGCTACCAGGGTGGGAGCGCGGTATCAGGCAGTCGTAGGACCCTGGGTAGCCCCAGACACCAATGCCTCCCCACAGCCCAGTCAGATCCCGGATGGTGTTCCGGAAAGGGGTGGCGATGACACTATCGAGATGATGAGTGTTATTGTCTCAATGAGCGAAGAAGAAC AGGCTGCAT TTAATACTTTCCATCAAAATCTCTGGTCCAAGCCGGCTGCGCGTAATGGCGTTGACTTTTTAGAGGAATCAGCACGTCGCTATAGCTTGCAATATCTCGACATCACGCAGAAATTTAACAGCACAACCCGTCCCCGAAAG TGGCAGGCAAAAGATACCAGGTTTTGGGATAAAGATTGGACCCAAGATGAAATTGAACAGTTTGAAAATGGTATCAAGCAACATGGTCCCGAGATGCGAGCCATCAAGGATGGGATCAAAACCCGCTCTATATACGAGGTGGTACGGTTCTATGGGCGCTGGAAAAA CGACCGCCTAAGGGAAGAGAATCGACAATCGAAAACCAATACTTTAACCGGCAAAAGCATTTCGTTGAAGCGAAGTCGCTCACCCAGTAGTGACGATGAGAGCTCTGTTTATGGGTTCGGAGGTGATGTTCCTAGGCAGGTCTGTGGGGCATGTCGTTCCAAAGAGTCCGCCGTATGGTGGAAAGCTCCTCGGGGTCTACCAACAGAAGTGATGTGTGATCAGTGCGGTATATCCTGGCGTAAATACGGGGACATTCGGTCTGGCAGAATAGAAGAGCCTAAAAAGAGCAACGGGATTGATAAGCGGGAAAACACACCTCAACCGCCCGTAAAACGAACAAAG GTATCCATGTCTCGGGGCCCTTCTCCCCCACTTGCACCCCGACAGCATATATGTTGTTGTTGCAAAAAAAGTGGACCGGTTGGGAGGGTGGTGCAGTGCACGCAATGCGGTGTCCAAGTCCATGCAG CTGTGTACGGGGTTACTGAGGAGGACGCGATGGCTGAAATATGGCTATGCGAGCTATGTCAGAACGAGAAGTCGCAGGAGTCGTCATTG AATCCAAACTGTTTACTCTGTCCGAGAACTTCAAATGACAACCTTCAGAGCAAGCAGAGTGCAGTAGCGAGTACTATACTGAGACTTTCTAAGCCGACGGAGGGCCGTGGATGGGTGCATACCCTTTGTTCTGTTTTTGTCCCTGAGACATCCTTTACCGATGCGACTCGGCTTCGATTAGTAGAGGGGATAAGTTCGGTATCGGATGCACGGTGGGCATCA GAAGGTGGTGCAGTGGTCAGCTGCGCATCAGGATGTGGGACGCAATTTCATGTTTCCTGTGCTTGGATGGCTGGCCATGCATTTGGGTTCGAGATTCGGCAA TCCAAGAACATTCGCCGTGACCCAGCTACCATTGTTGAATTTCGGGGCGAGGTAGGTGTGATGAAAGCCTCGATTCGCTGCAAGACCCATTCGGCTTCTCTGAGACCTTCGTTTGATATATGTTCGCTAAACACAAATGGCGAG TCGGCACTTCAGCTTTACTGCCGAACATATAAACAGGTTTCCATCTCACATTCTTATGGGCTCTTGCGAAAAGCAAAACGATTGGACACACTGCTTCGCGCTCAGGGTTTCCTACCTGCAATCTCATCCATTGGAGACCCATTAAGTCCTCTGAACTTGGCCAGCAACTGCAGGTCCTGCGGTACGAATGACTCTCCTTGCTTTTGGACCTTAGATGGCCAAACCATCGTAGATCCAGATGGAGCCTCAGATGTTTTATGCAACTTGTGCAGGTCAGGCCCCCTATCTCGTGGATTGGCAGGCGTGGCAGAGGCAGTTACAGATATTGGTAGCGAGGATATTCGATTGGAGAAAATAGCTGCTGCACACGCCACTCCAGTTCAAGCTCGATAA
- a CDS encoding Retrotransposable element Tf2 protein: protein MGPNHTPEDRKPPAIEATPRPLSKADLLQRLAPLPVAPPPAAPVAAYQAPVKVDHPDAYTGKIGNESRQWLTRMMAWVRLNQRMFPTDQEGHHPNGGGLQREFLAAFGNPDATRAAERQITYLTQTGTCAEYITKFRTIAMDLDWNDAALCGQFARGLHWEVSRLIATRGGAPLPSWSCRTQPWSSTTPSARSVPATCLRVATRPGRLSSDPTLSPRRSETAAGLKASASNAESNGWKPIILKSTGTNVPSPFPMRNQHVAIAEEEEADKNPLEGVPPSTINMPSMTDAESATLKDWLRDELKAGKIRPSKSSISSPVMFVPKKDENVYPLPRPDDLMAQLRGAKVFTKLDLRWGYNNVRVKEVPGYDLWFDKCPAAFQHFMNELFKDLLDVCVIIYLDDILIYSKDDASHTQHVHEVLQRLLENQLFCKASKCTFHVTSVEYLGIIVSDKGFSLDKLKIQAVREWPVPSKVKEVQSFLGFANFLQRFVANFSHIAQPLHNLVKKDTPWKWGTKEQEAFQNLKNAITKTDASGAALGSILSQRQEDGRLHPLGFLSESFKGAEQNYDTHDKELLAIIRSFEYWRIFLEGTTHPITVFTDHRNLEYWKESRTFNRRHARWHLLLAGYNFQIVYRPGKQSGKPDALSRRADHADIPPADQTMLPNPVFANVALVTPEKELQRRIESSLDQDESLEEILQFLQNESKAPPSIKRAFKDYEMEAGLLFYQGRIVVPDVGTLRTDLLRIFTIAHWLAIQAGSGP, encoded by the exons ATGGGCCCCAaccacacaccagaagaccggaaaccacCGGCAATTGaagccacgcccaggcccctatcCAAAGCCGACCTcctccagcgccta GCTCCGCTCCCCGTTGCCCCTCCACCAGCGGCTCCAGTAGCCGCATACCAAGCCCCCGTCAAGGTAGatcaccctgacgcctatacggGGAAAATCGGGAATGAGTCACgacaatggctcacaagaaTGATGGCATGGGTCCGCCTTAACCAGCGCATGTTCCCAACAGACCAGGAG ggccatcatccaaacggtgGAGGACTTCAGAGGGAATTcctggctgcatttgggaacccagacgccacaagggccgcggagcggcaaatcacctacctcactcagacaggcacctgtgctgagtacattacaaagtttaggaccattgccatggacctagactggaacgacgccgccctttgtgggcaattcgcacgtggcctccactgggaggtcagccgcctcatcgCCACCCGAGGCGGCGCCCCACTACCctcctggagctgcagaacgcagccCTGGTCATcaacaacgccctccgcgaggagcgtgccagccacctgcctaagggta gccacaagaccagggcgcctctccagtgacccaactttgtctccgaggaggagcgaaaccgccgcagggctgaaggcctctgcatcaaatgcg GAATCAAATGGCTGGAAACCCATAATCCTGAAATCAACTGGAACCAACgtaccctctcctttccccatgcgCAACCAGCACGTAGCCATcgccgaagaagaggaagcagacaagaacccccttgaaggagtacccccgagtaccatcaatatgccaag CATGACCGACGCTGAATCCGCCAcgctcaaggattggctcagggacgagctcAAGGCCGGAAAGATACGCCCCAGTAAatcttccatcagttcccctgtcatgtttgtaccaaaaaaggatg AAAATGTCTACCCGTTACCCCGTCCTGATGACTTGATGGCCCAactccgcggcgccaaggtcttcaccaaactggacctacgatggggttacaataacgtccgggttaaagaag tccctggttatgacctttggtttGACAAATGCCCCGCCGctttccagcacttcatgaacgagttgttcaaggacttactggatgtatgcgtcatcatatacttagatgacatcctgatttactccaaggatgacgcatcccacactcagcatgttcatgaggtcctacAGCGCTTACTGGAAAACCAATTGTTTTGCAAGGCTTCAAAATGCACATTCCATGTGACTTCCgtagaatacctgggaatcattgtctcgGATAAAGGCTTTAGcctggacaagctcaaaatccaggcggtacgAGAGTGGCCAGTTCCAtcaaaggtcaaagaagtccagtcattcctaggttttgccaattttctTCAAaggtttgttgccaactttagtcacaTAGCCCAACCCCTGCACAACCTAGTAAAAAAGGATACACCCTGGAAATGGGGCACCAAGGAACAAGAGGCCTTCCAGAACCTGAAGAATGCTATCACCA AAACGGATGCGTCCGGCGCAGCATTAGGCTCCATACTGagccaacgccaggaagacgGTCGCTTACACCCCCTGGGATTCTTGTCGGAATCGTTCAAAGGTGCCGAACAAAACtacgacacccacgataaagaactccttgcaatcatccgttcctttgaatattggcgaatcttcctggaaggaacaacCCACCCTATCACAGTGTTCACCGACCACAGGAACCTTGAGTATTGGAAAGAATCTAGGACCTTCAACCGTCGTCATGCCAGGTGGCACCTCTTGTTAGCAGGATATAATTTCCAAATAGTCTATCGCCCTGGTAAACAGTCCGGCAAACCGGATGCATTATCCCGCCGCGCCGACCACGCTGATATCCCACCTGCTGACCAGACCATGCTTCCCAACCCTGTCTTCGCCAACGTTGCACTAGTCACACCGGAAAAGGAACTACAACGCCGCATTGAGTCAAGCCTAGACCAAGATGAGTCCCTGGAAGAGATCCTACAGTTCCTACAGAACGAATCCAAGGCCCCGCCCTCCATTAAACGCGCGTTCAAAGACTATGAGATGGAGGCCGGCCTACTATTTTACCAAGGACGGATTGTGGTACCTGATGTAGGGACCCTACGAACGGACCTGCTGCGAATCTTCACGATAGCCCATTGGCTGGCCATCCAGGCAGGCAGCGGACCCTAG
- a CDS encoding integrase core domain protein: protein MIVDLPKDGSNDSILVIVDSFTKYVILVECSKKLKAPELADLFLRHVWKRYGMPEKTVSDRGRVFNNKFLKALYQRLGIDPHFSSAYHPQSDGQTERVNPTVEHFLRAYSGVNQKDWVRWLPMAEFAYNNAVHSSTGKSPFKALYGWEPSLTPSNVPTDVPEADDLATQMESQWREIGAALRQSKTRMIAGETGEPLKFEVGEEAWLDAKNVKLKTLSPKLTEQRLGPFKVTEKISNCAYRLRLPPTMRIHDVFYVGLLSKVKRDDKRAFENRPPPVTIDGEEEYKVEGITDMEERNGKWFFRVKWKGYGSEENTWEPRENLKNAEKILKNFEKEMKKKALGAAKALRGGAVS, encoded by the coding sequence atgatagtagatctACCAAAGGACGGAAGCAACGATTCTAtactggtcattgtggacagcttcaccaaatatGTTATCCTGGTGGagtgttccaagaagctcaaagccccggAATTGGCGGACCTGTTCTTGCGCCATGTGTGGAAACGTTACGGCATGCCAGAAAAAACGGTATCAGATCGAGGACGAGTctttaataacaaattcctaaAAGctctgtaccaacgcctagGGATAGACCCCCATTTTTCCTcggcctaccatcctcaaagtGACGGTCAAACGGAACGCGTGAACCCTACGGTCgaacacttcctaagggctTACTCGGGGGTAAATCAGAAAGATTGGGTCAGATGGTTACcgatggcggaatttgcctacaacaacgcggtacatagttcaacaggcaaatccccgtTCAAGGCGCTATATGGCTGGGAACCTTCCTTAACCCCAAGTAACgtcccaacagacgtccCGGAGGCAGACGACTTGGCAACGCAGATGGAATctcaatggcgggaaataggggcggcactccggcaatcaaaaacACGCATGATAGctggagaaacaggagaaccactcAAATTTGAAGTTGGGGAAGAGGCCTGGTTAGATGCTAAGAATGTGAAGCTAAAAACCCTGAGCCCCAAGCTAACGGAGCAACGCCTGggccccttcaaagtaaCTGAGAAGATCTCCAATTGCGCCTACCGCCTCAGACTCCCACCAACCATGAGGATCCACGACGTCTTTTACGTAGGACTACTGTCCAAAGTAAAGAGGGATGACAAACGAGCTTTTGAGAACCGtcccccaccagtcaccatagatggggaagaagaatacaaggtcgAGGGAATTACGGACATGGAGGAAAGAaatgggaaatggttttttagggtgaaatggaagggctacggatcagaggaaaacacctgggaaccaagggaaaacctcaaaaatgccgaaaaaatcctaaaaaattttgagaaggaaatgaaaaagaaggccctcggcgctgccaaggcccttagagggggggcagtgtcgtag